In Dysidea avara chromosome 3, odDysAvar1.4, whole genome shotgun sequence, a single window of DNA contains:
- the LOC136249721 gene encoding adenylate kinase 2, mitochondrial-like: MAQENKTLRAVFLGPPGAGKGTQAPKLVEKCGVCHLATGDMLRAIVASGSALGKKVKGIMDAGQLVEDGLMVDMIDDSIKKPECKKGFILDGFPRTVVQAEMLDKMLAKNNSKLDTVIEFAIDDSLLVKRITGRLLHKPSGRTYHEEFNPPKVPMKDDVTGEPLIKRSDDNETTLLKRLKVYHDYTRPLVDYYKKASIHSRVDASQHQNTVHNIIMGIVNRCFTKQ, encoded by the exons ATGGCTCAAGAGAACAAGACTTTAAGGGCCGTGTTTCTTGGTCCTCCGGGGGCTGGGAAAGGTACCCAA GCACCAAAACTTGTTGAGAAATGTGGTGTGTGCCATCTTGCTACTG GTGATATGCTGAGAGCTATTGTAGCATCTGGATCTGCACTCGGCAAGAAAGTTAAAGGAATCATGGATGCAGGCCAG CTAGTTGAAGATGGTTTAATGGTTGATATGATCGATGATAGCATCAAGAAGCCTGAGTGTAAAAAGGGATTCATTCTAGATGGCTTCCCGCGTACTGTGGTGCAAGCAGAAATG CTGGACAAAATGCTTGCAAAGAACAACTCTAAGTTGGATACTGTTATTGAATTCGCCATAGATGATTCTCTACTGGTCAAACGAATCACAGGAAG GTTGCTACACAAACCAAGTGGAAGGACATACCATGAAGAATTTAACCCACCCAAAGTTCCCATGAAGGATGAC GTGACTGGAGAACCTCTTATAAAGAGATCGGATGATAATGAAACTACCCTCCTAAAGAGATTAAAAGTTTATCATGACTACACTAGACCACTAGTGGATTATTACAAGAAAGCCAGCATCCATAGTCGTGTTGATGCCTCTCAGCACCAAAACACagtccataatattataatgggcATTGTCAATAGGTGTTTTACTAAGCAGTGA